A single region of the Paraburkholderia megapolitana genome encodes:
- a CDS encoding aldehyde dehydrogenase family protein: MLQKTYPYYLANEPVAANTDLEVTDKFSGEVATRVALADAATIDKAIAAAVDAMPALRAYPPFKRQAVLEHCVKRFRERYDELAMALCIEAGKPINDSRGEVTRLIDTFKIAAEESVRINGEIVNLEISPRAKGYHAYVKRVPIGPCSFISPFNFPLNLAAHKVAPALAAGVPFVLKPASRTPVGALIIGEILAETDLPKGAFSVLPAHRDGADLFTTDERFKLLSFTGSPAVGWDLKKKAGKKKVILELGGNAAAIVDGDQGGKLDYVVDRLAFGAFYQSGQSCIGVQRILVHASIYDALREKLIAKTKSLKMGDPKDEKTFVGPMISESESKRLAGWMDSAVQAGAKIVAGGTVDGAMFEATLLEGVGRDTDLYRKEAFGPVAILERFDDFAAALATVNNSDFGLQAGVFTDSLAHAHQAWDELEVGGVVINDVPSFRVDNMPYGGVKDSGLGREGIRYAIEDMTELRLMVMRETW; encoded by the coding sequence ATGTTGCAGAAGACTTACCCGTACTACCTCGCGAACGAGCCGGTCGCGGCGAACACCGATCTCGAAGTCACCGACAAGTTCAGCGGCGAAGTGGCCACGCGCGTCGCGCTCGCCGATGCGGCCACGATCGACAAGGCGATCGCCGCCGCGGTCGACGCCATGCCTGCGCTGCGTGCTTACCCGCCGTTCAAACGGCAGGCCGTGCTCGAACATTGTGTGAAGCGCTTTCGCGAGCGTTACGATGAACTGGCGATGGCGCTGTGCATCGAAGCCGGCAAGCCGATCAACGATTCGCGTGGCGAAGTCACTCGGTTGATCGATACGTTCAAGATCGCGGCGGAAGAGTCGGTGCGTATCAATGGCGAAATCGTCAACCTCGAAATCTCGCCGCGCGCGAAGGGCTACCACGCGTATGTGAAGCGCGTGCCGATCGGGCCGTGCTCGTTCATCTCGCCGTTCAACTTTCCGCTCAATCTTGCTGCGCACAAGGTCGCGCCCGCGCTGGCGGCCGGTGTGCCGTTCGTGCTGAAGCCGGCGAGTCGCACGCCGGTCGGCGCGTTGATCATCGGCGAGATTCTGGCCGAGACCGATCTGCCGAAGGGCGCATTTTCGGTGCTGCCCGCGCATCGCGACGGCGCCGATCTGTTCACCACCGACGAACGCTTCAAGCTGCTGTCGTTCACAGGCTCGCCGGCGGTGGGCTGGGATCTGAAGAAGAAGGCCGGCAAGAAGAAGGTGATCCTCGAACTGGGCGGTAACGCGGCGGCGATCGTCGACGGCGATCAGGGCGGCAAGCTCGATTACGTGGTCGACCGGCTTGCGTTCGGTGCGTTCTACCAGTCGGGCCAGAGCTGTATCGGCGTGCAACGCATCCTCGTGCATGCGTCGATCTACGACGCGCTGCGCGAGAAGCTGATCGCCAAAACGAAATCGCTGAAGATGGGCGATCCGAAGGACGAAAAGACTTTCGTCGGGCCGATGATCTCCGAATCGGAGTCGAAGCGTCTGGCCGGCTGGATGGACAGCGCGGTGCAGGCGGGTGCGAAGATCGTCGCGGGCGGCACTGTGGATGGTGCGATGTTCGAGGCGACGCTGCTCGAAGGCGTGGGGCGCGATACCGACCTGTATCGCAAGGAAGCGTTCGGACCGGTTGCGATCCTCGAGCGCTTCGACGACTTTGCCGCTGCGCTCGCCACCGTCAACAACAGCGACTTCGGCCTGCAGGCCGGCGTGTTCACCGATTCGCTGGCACATGCGCACCAGGCATGGGACGAGCTCGAAGTGGGCGGCGTCGTGATCAACGATGTGCCGTCGTTCCGTGTCGACAACATGCCGTATGGCGGCGTGAAGGATTCGGGCCTGGGCCGCGAGGGCATACGTTATGCAATCGAGGACATGACGGAGCTGCGTCTGATGGTGATGCGGGAAACCTGGTAG